One Malania oleifera isolate guangnan ecotype guangnan chromosome 10, ASM2987363v1, whole genome shotgun sequence genomic region harbors:
- the LOC131165957 gene encoding uncharacterized protein LOC131165957: protein MFRMLFKEFNDGRMDPSTRLRPIDKSSRSRKRKRGLTDSEAAARGRSGSSANLKFDAPDVASPCSVCGKRFASWKALLGHMRSHPDRQWRGVHPPPTFNREESPENVGQAAPCGDQEAAGPSSTAADPRRGLDIDLNVQPHDDYLDQGLPEDPASSSVAVFAIDLNVPAPPDSDEDGDDE from the exons ATGTTTCGAATGCTTTTCAAAGAGTTCAATGATGGGAGAATGGATCCTTCTACAAGGTTACGTCCCATTGACAAGTCCTCACGGTCG aggaagaggaagaggggCCTTACAGACTCGGAGGCTGCAGCCAGAGGACGCAGCGGTTCGTCGGCGAATCTAAAGTTCGATGCGCCGGACGTGGCGAGCCCCTGCAGCGTGTGCGGGAAGCGGTTCGCGTCGTGGAAGGCTTTGCTCGGGCACATGCGGAGCCACCCGGACCGGCAGTGGCGGGGGGTGCACCCGCCGCCCACTTTCAATCGAGAAGAGTCGCCGGAGAATGTTGGGCAGGCGGCACCGTGCGGCGATCAAGAGGCGGCGG GGCCGTCGAGCACAGCTGCTGATCCGAGGAGGGGCTTGGACATTGATTTGAACGTGCAGCCTCATGACGACTATTTGGACCAAGGCCTCCCTGAAGATCCTGCTTCTTCTTCTGTGGCTGTTTTTGCCATTGATCTTAACGTGCCTGCGCCTCCAGACAGCGATGAGGATGGTGACGATGAGTGA